The following are from one region of the Actinoplanes sp. L3-i22 genome:
- a CDS encoding UPF0182 family protein: MVMRNSPLPRMSRRGRVTVGVLVGVFILFTLLGWGIDAYTDYLWFNEVQFTQVFSGVLVTKLLLFLSVGAAMALVVGVNLYLAYRLRPLLRPHSAEQATLERYRMVLAPRLGTWITVVSLVIGFFAGLSAQGRWTDWMLFRNGGDFGQTDPQFKVDIGFYIFDYPLLRYVLGVGFTAVVLSVLGALAVHYIFGGVRLQGVGDRMTTAARAHLTTLVAVFVLLKAVAYVLDRRALLLEQHVSPGLYGAGYTDVNALLPAKEILAYISIVVAVAIIVFSNAVMRNLVWPGVSLALLAVSAVAIGGIYPLAVQNFQVKPSLSDKERPYIERAIQATRAAFDLGTTDKNTSNYTPTTNPDGTTTPPTDLADDTSAQNVRVIDPQLVSEAFTQSQQSRSFYDFGEKLDVDRYTIDGKTGDYVVGAREINDDKLSAQQRNWLNRHTVYTHGYGLVAAPANKVCAGTGYPYFVSGFLGDTNSGTCSAPTDELEADQPRIYYGEQSTEYAIVGQTDKNKNVEFDRPQQQDKNAEVNYTYDGKGGVSIGSVFRRLVFAIKNTESNFLLSDRVNSASKVMYIRTPRERVEKVAPFLTVDGDPYPAVVDGKIVWILDGYTTASTYPYSQKINLATETRDELTGTGSFALARDDVNYMRNSVKATVDAYDGTVKLYEFDDKDPVLKAWNKAFGGDLVVPKADIPTDLAAHFRYPADMFKVQRNLLTKFHVEDPSTFFNGDDFWQVPNAPDAPQSGVKQPPFYLNVKLPEQTATTFQLTSGVTPVNRDNMAALISGSYTAAGEPQLQVLKLPNNAVTPGPVQVHRLMVNNASISQQLFSLNRSGQATVLYGNLISLPLKDNILYVEPVYVKSTQASAPPLLQKVLMSYGDGSNVVLENNLTDGLKALAKLNKGPTTGTTNPGGTGTTPPTTQPTAPSTTVPSDLAAAAADVDKAIENVRTAQKSGDFAAYGTALKALDEAMTRFQQVQGATGATPAPGVAPSASAVPTPSTGG; encoded by the coding sequence TTGGTAATGCGTAATAGCCCCCTACCGAGGATGAGCCGGCGCGGTCGCGTCACCGTCGGCGTCCTGGTCGGGGTCTTCATACTTTTCACGCTGCTCGGCTGGGGCATCGACGCGTACACGGACTATCTCTGGTTCAACGAGGTCCAGTTCACCCAGGTCTTCTCCGGGGTGCTGGTCACCAAGTTGCTGCTGTTCCTGTCGGTCGGCGCGGCAATGGCCCTGGTGGTCGGCGTCAACCTGTACCTGGCCTACCGGTTGCGCCCGCTGCTGCGGCCGCACTCGGCGGAACAGGCCACGCTGGAGCGGTACCGGATGGTTCTCGCGCCCCGGCTCGGCACCTGGATCACCGTGGTCAGCCTGGTGATCGGCTTCTTCGCGGGGCTCTCCGCGCAGGGCCGCTGGACCGATTGGATGCTGTTCCGCAACGGTGGTGACTTCGGTCAGACCGACCCGCAGTTCAAGGTGGACATCGGGTTCTACATCTTCGACTACCCGCTGCTGCGCTACGTGCTCGGCGTCGGCTTCACCGCGGTGGTGCTGTCGGTGCTCGGCGCGCTGGCCGTGCACTACATCTTCGGCGGGGTGCGCCTGCAGGGCGTCGGCGACCGGATGACCACCGCCGCACGGGCCCACCTGACCACCCTGGTCGCGGTGTTCGTGCTGCTCAAGGCGGTGGCGTACGTGCTGGACCGGCGGGCCCTGCTGCTCGAGCAGCACGTCTCCCCGGGGCTGTACGGCGCCGGCTACACCGACGTCAACGCGCTGCTCCCGGCCAAGGAGATCCTGGCCTACATCTCGATCGTCGTCGCCGTCGCGATCATCGTGTTCTCCAACGCGGTGATGCGGAACCTGGTCTGGCCCGGCGTCTCGCTGGCGCTGCTGGCCGTCTCGGCCGTGGCGATCGGCGGCATCTACCCGCTCGCGGTGCAGAATTTCCAGGTCAAGCCGAGCCTGTCGGACAAGGAACGGCCATACATCGAACGCGCCATACAGGCCACCCGAGCCGCGTTCGACCTGGGCACCACGGACAAGAACACCAGCAACTACACCCCGACCACCAACCCGGACGGGACCACCACGCCGCCGACCGACCTGGCCGACGACACCAGCGCGCAGAACGTCCGGGTGATCGACCCGCAGCTGGTCTCGGAGGCGTTCACCCAGTCGCAGCAGTCCCGCAGCTTCTACGACTTCGGCGAGAAGCTGGACGTCGACCGCTACACGATCGACGGCAAGACCGGCGACTACGTGGTCGGCGCCCGGGAGATCAACGACGACAAGCTCTCCGCCCAGCAGCGGAACTGGCTGAACCGGCACACCGTCTACACCCACGGGTACGGCCTGGTCGCCGCCCCCGCCAACAAGGTGTGCGCCGGCACCGGGTACCCGTACTTCGTGTCGGGCTTCCTCGGTGACACCAACTCCGGCACCTGTTCCGCGCCGACCGACGAGCTCGAGGCCGACCAGCCGCGGATCTACTACGGCGAGCAGTCGACGGAGTACGCGATCGTCGGCCAGACCGACAAGAACAAGAACGTCGAGTTCGACCGCCCGCAGCAGCAGGACAAGAACGCCGAGGTCAACTACACCTACGACGGCAAGGGCGGCGTCTCGATCGGCTCGGTCTTCCGCCGGCTGGTCTTCGCGATCAAGAACACCGAGAGCAACTTCCTGCTCTCCGACCGGGTCAACTCCGCGTCGAAGGTGATGTACATCCGGACCCCGCGCGAGCGGGTGGAGAAGGTCGCGCCGTTCCTCACGGTCGACGGCGACCCGTACCCGGCGGTCGTCGACGGCAAGATCGTGTGGATCCTCGACGGGTACACCACGGCGTCGACGTATCCGTACTCGCAGAAGATCAACCTGGCCACCGAGACCCGGGACGAGCTCACCGGGACCGGGTCGTTCGCGCTGGCCCGGGACGACGTCAACTACATGCGCAACTCGGTCAAGGCGACCGTCGACGCGTATGACGGCACCGTCAAGCTCTACGAGTTCGACGACAAGGACCCGGTCCTCAAGGCGTGGAACAAGGCGTTCGGTGGCGACCTGGTCGTCCCCAAGGCCGACATCCCGACCGACCTGGCCGCGCACTTCCGGTACCCGGCCGACATGTTCAAGGTGCAGCGCAACCTGCTCACCAAGTTCCACGTCGAGGACCCGTCGACGTTCTTCAACGGCGACGACTTCTGGCAGGTGCCGAACGCGCCGGACGCGCCGCAGAGCGGGGTCAAGCAGCCGCCGTTCTACCTGAACGTCAAGCTGCCCGAGCAGACCGCGACCACGTTCCAGCTGACCTCCGGGGTCACCCCGGTCAACCGGGACAACATGGCCGCGCTGATCTCCGGGTCGTACACCGCGGCCGGCGAACCCCAGCTGCAGGTACTCAAATTGCCCAACAACGCGGTGACACCCGGCCCGGTCCAGGTGCACCGCCTGATGGTCAACAACGCGAGCATCTCGCAGCAGCTGTTCAGCCTGAACCGGAGCGGCCAGGCCACCGTCCTCTACGGCAACCTCATCTCGCTGCCGCTGAAGGACAACATCCTGTACGTCGAGCCGGTCTACGTGAAGAGCACCCAGGCCAGCGCGCCGCCGTTGCTGCAGAAGGTGCTCATGTCGTACGGCGACGGCTCCAACGTGGTGCTGGAGAACAACCTCACCGACGGCCTGAAAGCCCTGGCCAAGCTCAACAAGGGGCCCACCACCGGCACCACCAACCCGGGCGGCACCGGCACCACGCCACCGACCACCCAGCCCACCGCGCCGTCCACGACCGTGCCGAGCGACCTCGCCGCCGCGGCCGCCGACGTCGACAAGGCCATCGAGAACGTGCGCACCGCCCAGAAGTCCGGTGACTTCGCGGCCTACGGCACGGCGCTCAAGGCCCTCGACGAGGCCATGACCCGTTTCCAACAGGTTCAGGGCGCCACCGGAGCCACCCCGGCACCCGGCGTCGCCCCGTCCGCGTCCGCCGTACCGACCCCGAGCACGGGCGGCTGA
- a CDS encoding PDZ domain-containing protein, translating into MRRRGVTVILGALITALLAAGVMISDLPYVVLTPGPTVNTLGSAEGTEVIQVTGAKTSSSAGELRLTTVNVQSKVELVQAIQGWLSGKDAVVPRELIYPPDRSEQQVQAQNAQEWKDSQTSAETVALRELGYPVQTYVRKVTPDGAAVGKLQENDVITSINGTAVAGPAQLTELVKAQPAGTALTVGYTRADKPGTVAVTTKAAADDKKTPRLGIEIDTKQPHPFTIKIDLDKIGGPSAGLMFSLGIIDKLRDEDLTGGKVIAGTGTIDDDGNVGPIGGIPQKLNGAKQAGAKIFLVPKDNCAEALRNAVPGLPMAKVATVDDALTALKTFTSGGTPTPCSAS; encoded by the coding sequence ATGAGACGTCGCGGTGTCACCGTCATCCTGGGCGCCCTGATAACCGCCCTGCTGGCTGCCGGTGTCATGATCTCCGACCTGCCGTACGTGGTGCTCACCCCCGGCCCCACGGTGAACACGCTCGGCTCGGCCGAGGGCACCGAGGTGATCCAGGTGACCGGGGCCAAGACCTCGTCGTCGGCCGGCGAGCTCCGCCTCACCACGGTCAACGTGCAGTCGAAGGTCGAGCTGGTCCAGGCGATCCAGGGCTGGCTGAGCGGCAAGGACGCGGTCGTCCCGCGCGAGCTGATCTACCCGCCGGACCGCAGCGAGCAGCAGGTCCAGGCGCAGAACGCGCAGGAGTGGAAGGACTCGCAGACCAGCGCCGAGACGGTCGCGCTGCGCGAGCTGGGCTACCCCGTGCAGACGTACGTGCGCAAGGTCACGCCGGACGGCGCCGCGGTCGGCAAGCTCCAGGAGAACGACGTCATCACCTCGATCAACGGCACCGCGGTCGCCGGCCCGGCCCAGCTCACCGAGCTGGTCAAGGCGCAGCCGGCGGGCACCGCGCTGACCGTCGGCTACACCCGGGCCGACAAGCCGGGCACCGTGGCGGTCACCACCAAGGCCGCCGCCGACGACAAGAAGACGCCGCGGCTCGGCATCGAGATCGACACCAAGCAGCCGCACCCGTTCACCATCAAGATCGACCTGGACAAGATCGGCGGGCCGAGCGCCGGCCTGATGTTCAGCCTCGGCATCATCGACAAGCTGCGTGACGAGGACCTGACCGGTGGCAAGGTCATCGCCGGCACCGGCACCATCGACGACGACGGCAACGTGGGCCCGATCGGCGGCATCCCGCAGAAGCTGAACGGCGCGAAGCAGGCCGGCGCGAAGATCTTCCTGGTCCCCAAGGACAACTGCGCGGAAGCGCTGCGCAACGCCGTGCCCGGGCTCCCGATGGCGAAGGTGGCCACCGTGGACGATGCGCTCACCGCCCTCAAGACGTTCACGTCGGGTGGCACCCCGACGCCATGCTCGGCATCATGA
- a CDS encoding zinc-dependent metalloprotease — protein sequence MPDIPFGFSLPGAQPPDPSDPQQMQQFMAQLQQMFAAPGSGPVNWDLARQVAASQLSASGDPAVNMHERHQVEEALHLADLWLDPVCALPSGIHKAVAWNRNEWIYNTLDVWKKLCEPIAGRMVGAMGDLVPEEARAQLGPMQSMVATLGGALFGGQLGQAFGQLAAEVLSAGDIGLPLGPAGTAALIPANIKAYGEGLELPEDQVRLYVALREAAHQRLFGHVPWLRAHVLSAVETYANGITVNREAIEEAMSRVDPTDPESMQAMALEGIFTPEDTPQQKASLARLETALALIEGWVGHIVDEAAGDRLPSVAALGEAFRRRRAAGGPAEQTFAALVGLELRPRRLREAGALWSAVAEQRGTAGRDALWDHPDLLPTDEDFADPQAFASPRSDWDISELEGLDGNPEPGPETPEK from the coding sequence GTGCCTGATATCCCGTTCGGCTTCTCCCTGCCGGGCGCTCAGCCGCCCGATCCCTCCGATCCGCAGCAGATGCAGCAGTTCATGGCGCAGCTGCAGCAGATGTTCGCCGCCCCTGGCAGTGGCCCGGTCAACTGGGACCTGGCCCGGCAGGTCGCCGCCAGCCAGCTCTCGGCCAGCGGCGACCCGGCGGTGAACATGCACGAGCGTCACCAGGTCGAAGAGGCGCTCCACCTCGCCGATCTGTGGCTCGACCCGGTGTGCGCGCTCCCCAGTGGCATCCACAAGGCGGTCGCCTGGAACCGCAACGAGTGGATCTACAACACTCTCGACGTCTGGAAAAAGCTGTGCGAGCCGATCGCCGGCCGCATGGTGGGCGCCATGGGAGACCTGGTGCCCGAGGAGGCCCGGGCCCAGCTCGGCCCGATGCAGTCGATGGTCGCCACGCTCGGCGGCGCGCTCTTCGGCGGCCAGCTCGGCCAGGCGTTCGGCCAGCTCGCGGCCGAGGTGCTCTCGGCCGGCGACATCGGCCTGCCGCTCGGCCCGGCCGGCACGGCCGCGCTGATCCCGGCCAACATCAAGGCGTACGGCGAGGGCCTCGAACTCCCCGAGGACCAGGTCCGGCTGTACGTCGCCCTGCGTGAGGCCGCCCACCAGCGGCTCTTCGGCCACGTCCCGTGGCTCCGCGCGCACGTGCTGAGCGCCGTCGAGACGTATGCGAACGGCATCACCGTGAACCGGGAGGCGATCGAGGAGGCGATGAGCCGCGTCGACCCGACCGACCCGGAGTCGATGCAGGCCATGGCGCTGGAGGGGATCTTCACACCGGAGGACACCCCGCAGCAGAAGGCCAGTCTGGCCCGCCTGGAGACGGCGCTCGCGCTGATCGAGGGCTGGGTCGGCCACATCGTCGACGAGGCCGCCGGTGACCGTCTGCCGTCGGTCGCCGCGCTGGGCGAGGCGTTCCGCCGCCGCCGGGCCGCCGGCGGTCCGGCCGAGCAGACCTTCGCCGCGCTGGTCGGTCTCGAGCTGCGGCCGCGCCGCCTGCGCGAGGCCGGCGCCCTGTGGTCGGCGGTCGCCGAGCAGCGGGGCACCGCCGGGCGCGACGCCCTCTGGGACCACCCGGACCTGCTGCCCACCGACGAGGACTTCGCCGACCCGCAGGCGTTCGCCAGTCCCCGGTCGGACTGGGACATCAGCGAGCTGGAAGGCCTCGACGGCAATCCCGAACCCGGCCCCGAGACGCCGGAGAAGTAA
- a CDS encoding M48 family metallopeptidase, with product MARVRKPVVEVRRSQRRRRTVSAYRDGERVVVLIPDRFSRAEETEWVERMLARLAAREERLRCTDAELLNRARRLTARYLDDYADVVAPASVRWVTNQNGRWGSCTPDDATIRISHRIQEMPDWVIDYVLLHELAHLVVPSHNARFWELVNRFPKAERARGYLEGVAASGSLVLAE from the coding sequence ATGGCCCGCGTGCGCAAACCTGTCGTGGAAGTGCGGCGCAGTCAGCGCCGGCGCAGGACGGTGTCCGCGTATCGCGACGGAGAGCGCGTGGTCGTGCTCATCCCGGACCGGTTCTCGCGCGCCGAGGAGACCGAGTGGGTCGAGCGGATGCTCGCCCGGCTGGCCGCCCGTGAGGAACGTCTCCGGTGCACCGACGCCGAGCTGCTCAACCGCGCCCGCCGCCTCACCGCGCGCTACCTGGACGATTACGCCGACGTGGTGGCCCCGGCGAGCGTGCGTTGGGTGACCAACCAGAACGGCCGCTGGGGCTCCTGCACCCCGGACGACGCCACCATCCGCATCTCCCACCGGATCCAGGAGATGCCCGACTGGGTGATCGACTACGTGCTCCTGCACGAGCTCGCCCACCTGGTCGTGCCCAGCCACAACGCGCGCTTCTGGGAACTCGTCAACCGCTTCCCCAAGGCCGAACGCGCCCGCGGCTACCTGGAGGGCGTCGCCGCCTCAGGCTCGCTGGTCCTGGCCGAGTAA
- a CDS encoding DUF5679 domain-containing protein, giving the protein MAETTYNGYCVKCKEKRDFQGNVEVSKTGMNMAKGKCPVCGTTMNRILGKAKPADAS; this is encoded by the coding sequence GTGGCCGAGACCACGTACAACGGCTATTGCGTCAAGTGCAAGGAGAAGCGTGACTTCCAGGGCAACGTGGAAGTCTCGAAGACCGGCATGAACATGGCCAAGGGCAAGTGCCCGGTGTGTGGAACGACGATGAACCGGATCCTGGGCAAGGCCAAGCCGGCCGACGCCAGCTGA
- a CDS encoding AarF/ABC1/UbiB kinase family protein, with product MTDIPRRAASRTAKLAALPLGFAGRTALGLGKRAVGIAADVISADIQQRTAEQLFSVLGQLKGGAMKFGQALSVFEAAMPEEMAGPYRQALTKLQEAAPPMPVASVHKALAEQLGPDWRDGFAEFDDSPAAAASIGQVHRAVWKLPPARKNGKPRLLPVAVKVQYPGAGEALVSDLKQLSRLAGMFKIIQPGIDVKPLLAELHERVVEELDYEMEAETQRVFATAYADDPDIFVPRVVASAPRVLVTEWVDGTPLASVIADGTVAERDEAGRLMAILHFSAPGRAGLLHADPHPGNFRILPDGRLGVIDFGAVARLPEGHPEPIGRLVRLALAGDADGVVAGLRDEGFIKRDETIDAAAVLGFLRPMIEPVAVDRFRFTRAWLRGEATRIANPRSPAYQLGRKLNLPPSYLLIHRVTLGSIGVLCQLEAEASYREILEKWLPGFAPEHSAAS from the coding sequence GTGACGGACATACCGCGCCGCGCGGCCTCTCGGACAGCCAAGCTGGCCGCACTGCCCCTCGGCTTCGCCGGCCGCACCGCGCTCGGTCTCGGGAAGCGAGCCGTCGGGATCGCCGCCGATGTCATCTCCGCGGACATTCAGCAGCGCACCGCCGAGCAGCTGTTCAGCGTGCTGGGCCAGCTCAAGGGCGGGGCGATGAAATTCGGTCAGGCGCTCTCGGTGTTCGAGGCCGCCATGCCGGAGGAGATGGCCGGGCCCTATCGGCAGGCGCTGACCAAGCTGCAGGAGGCCGCCCCGCCGATGCCGGTGGCCAGCGTGCACAAGGCCCTCGCCGAGCAGCTCGGACCGGACTGGCGGGACGGTTTCGCCGAGTTCGACGACAGCCCGGCCGCCGCGGCCAGCATCGGCCAGGTGCACCGAGCCGTCTGGAAGCTGCCCCCGGCCCGGAAGAACGGGAAGCCGAGGTTGCTGCCCGTCGCCGTCAAGGTGCAGTACCCGGGGGCCGGCGAGGCGCTGGTGTCCGACCTCAAGCAGCTGTCCCGGCTGGCCGGCATGTTCAAGATCATTCAGCCCGGGATCGACGTGAAGCCGCTGCTGGCCGAGCTGCACGAGCGCGTCGTCGAGGAGTTGGACTACGAGATGGAGGCGGAGACCCAGCGCGTCTTCGCCACCGCCTACGCCGACGACCCGGACATCTTCGTGCCGCGGGTGGTCGCCTCCGCGCCGCGGGTGCTGGTCACCGAGTGGGTCGACGGCACCCCGCTGGCCAGTGTGATCGCCGACGGCACGGTGGCCGAGCGGGACGAGGCCGGCCGGCTGATGGCGATCCTGCACTTCTCCGCGCCCGGGCGGGCCGGGTTGCTGCACGCCGACCCGCACCCGGGCAACTTCCGGATCCTGCCGGACGGCCGGCTCGGCGTGATCGACTTCGGTGCGGTGGCCCGGCTGCCGGAGGGGCACCCCGAGCCGATCGGGCGCCTGGTCCGGCTGGCCCTGGCCGGCGACGCCGACGGGGTCGTGGCGGGGCTGCGCGACGAGGGCTTCATCAAGCGGGACGAGACGATCGACGCGGCGGCCGTGCTCGGCTTCCTGCGCCCGATGATCGAGCCGGTGGCGGTCGATCGGTTCCGCTTCACCCGCGCGTGGCTGCGCGGCGAGGCGACCCGGATCGCCAATCCCCGGTCGCCGGCGTACCAGCTCGGTCGCAAGCTGAACCTGCCGCCGTCGTACCTGTTGATCCATCGGGTGACGCTCGGCTCGATCGGCGTGCTGTGCCAGTTGGAGGCCGAGGCGTCGTACCGGGAGATCCTGGAGAAATGGCTGCCGGGATTCGCGCCGGAGCATTCCGCGGCGTCCTGA
- a CDS encoding WhiB family transcriptional regulator: MSLALAPIDIPVDIEANLPCRKFDPDLWFSDSPAQLELAKSLCGDCPLRVECLAGAVERSEPWGVWGGEIFERGAVVPRKRPRGRPRKADVARDAELAVEVEERLAANGLDSRNSVRLAA, translated from the coding sequence ATGAGTCTGGCGCTGGCCCCGATCGACATCCCTGTCGACATCGAGGCAAACCTGCCCTGTCGGAAGTTCGACCCGGACCTGTGGTTCTCCGACTCCCCGGCCCAGCTGGAGCTGGCCAAGTCGCTCTGCGGGGACTGCCCGCTGCGCGTCGAGTGCCTCGCCGGCGCGGTGGAGCGGAGCGAGCCCTGGGGTGTCTGGGGCGGCGAGATCTTCGAGCGTGGTGCCGTGGTTCCGCGCAAGCGGCCGCGGGGCCGTCCGCGTAAGGCGGACGTGGCTCGGGACGCCGAGCTCGCTGTCGAGGTCGAGGAGCGGCTCGCCGCGAACGGTCTCGACTCCCGTAACAGCGTGCGGCTGGCGGCCTGA
- a CDS encoding ATP-dependent DNA helicase UvrD2, whose amino-acid sequence MRTEAVLAGLDPEQRTAVTAPAGPVCILAGAGTGKTRAITHRVAHRTLSGEINPRHVLAVTFTARAAAEMRARLTALGAGGVQARTFHAAALRQVRYFASRLLEGRAMPELMESKIRVVGLAAAKAGVRADRAVARDLASEIEWAKSSLVEPSEYPVAAAKAMREPPFEPARVAEVFAAYESLKRAQGVIDFEDLLRAAVWGIEEHPDVAEQIRAQYRHFVVDEYQDVNPLQQRLLEAWLGGRDDLTVVGDASQTIYSFTGATSSYLIDFPRKWREAVVVRLVRDYRSTPQVVGLANAVIRQARGTEAKLRLELVGQRPSGPEPELKVFPDEPGEANAVARRCRELIAAGTPASEIAVLFRTNAQSEAYEEALAEAQVPYLVRGAERFFERAEVRKAMVALRAAVRSIPGETPLVEAVHEGLARAGWNRLRPPPGGAAREQWEALAALVVLAEEYAAEPEILPIGEAGRVQREISLSAFNDELVRRAEQQHAPTVAGVTLASLHSAKGLEWDAVFLVGLADGTLPTTYAKTAEQLEEERRLLYVGVTRARQLLWLSLGQARSPGGRTRRPCRFLPQVERSAGGFPKVTGERSSRKPDRRPPKVSSCRVCGATLMAGADRKLGRCPTCPSDMDEDLFQRLQDWRASTAAELKVPAYVVFTDATLVAVAERRPADPAQLLAIAGIGPRKLGQYGDAVFALVGGASPDELDRKNFEN is encoded by the coding sequence GTGCGGACTGAAGCGGTGCTGGCAGGGCTCGACCCCGAGCAGCGGACGGCGGTGACCGCCCCGGCCGGCCCGGTCTGCATCCTGGCCGGCGCCGGCACCGGCAAGACCAGGGCGATCACCCATCGGGTCGCGCACCGGACGCTGTCCGGCGAGATCAACCCGCGGCACGTGCTCGCGGTGACGTTCACCGCCCGGGCCGCCGCCGAGATGCGCGCCCGGCTCACCGCGCTCGGCGCCGGCGGGGTCCAGGCGCGCACGTTCCACGCGGCCGCACTGCGCCAGGTCCGCTACTTCGCCTCCCGCCTGCTCGAGGGCCGCGCCATGCCGGAGCTGATGGAGAGCAAGATCCGGGTGGTCGGCCTGGCCGCCGCCAAGGCCGGGGTCCGGGCCGACCGCGCGGTCGCCCGGGACCTGGCGAGCGAGATCGAGTGGGCCAAGTCGTCCCTCGTCGAGCCGTCCGAATACCCCGTCGCCGCCGCCAAGGCGATGCGTGAGCCGCCGTTCGAGCCGGCCCGGGTGGCCGAGGTGTTCGCGGCGTACGAGTCGCTCAAACGCGCCCAGGGCGTGATCGACTTCGAGGACCTGCTGCGCGCCGCGGTCTGGGGCATCGAGGAGCACCCGGACGTCGCCGAGCAGATCCGCGCGCAGTACCGGCACTTCGTCGTCGACGAGTACCAGGACGTCAACCCGCTCCAGCAGCGCCTGCTGGAGGCGTGGCTGGGCGGCCGGGACGACCTCACCGTGGTCGGCGACGCCAGCCAGACGATCTACTCGTTCACCGGCGCCACCTCGTCGTACCTGATCGATTTCCCGCGCAAGTGGCGCGAGGCCGTGGTGGTCCGCCTGGTCCGCGACTACCGCTCCACCCCGCAGGTGGTCGGGCTGGCCAACGCGGTGATCCGGCAGGCCCGGGGCACCGAGGCGAAGCTGCGCCTGGAGCTGGTCGGTCAGCGCCCGTCCGGCCCGGAGCCGGAGCTCAAGGTCTTCCCGGACGAGCCGGGGGAGGCGAACGCGGTGGCCCGGCGCTGCCGGGAGCTGATCGCGGCGGGCACCCCGGCCAGCGAGATCGCGGTGCTGTTCCGGACCAACGCGCAGTCCGAGGCGTACGAGGAGGCCCTGGCCGAGGCGCAGGTGCCGTACCTGGTCCGGGGCGCCGAGCGGTTCTTCGAGCGCGCCGAGGTGCGGAAGGCGATGGTCGCCCTGCGCGCCGCGGTGCGCTCCATCCCGGGCGAGACCCCGCTGGTCGAGGCGGTCCACGAAGGCCTGGCCCGGGCCGGCTGGAACAGGTTGCGGCCCCCGCCCGGCGGCGCCGCCCGGGAGCAGTGGGAGGCGCTCGCCGCGCTGGTCGTGCTCGCCGAGGAGTACGCCGCGGAGCCGGAGATCCTGCCGATCGGCGAGGCCGGCCGGGTCCAGCGCGAGATCAGCCTCTCCGCGTTCAACGACGAGCTGGTCCGTCGCGCCGAGCAGCAGCACGCGCCGACCGTGGCCGGGGTCACGCTCGCCTCGCTGCACTCCGCCAAGGGGCTGGAGTGGGACGCGGTGTTCCTGGTCGGGCTCGCGGACGGGACGCTGCCGACGACGTACGCGAAGACCGCCGAGCAGCTGGAGGAGGAGCGCCGCCTCCTCTACGTCGGGGTGACCCGGGCCCGCCAGCTCCTGTGGCTGTCGCTGGGCCAGGCCCGCTCGCCGGGCGGCCGTACCCGGCGGCCGTGCCGTTTCCTCCCGCAGGTGGAGCGCTCGGCCGGCGGGTTCCCCAAAGTCACCGGCGAACGGAGCAGTCGGAAACCCGACCGCCGTCCGCCGAAGGTGTCCTCGTGCCGGGTCTGCGGGGCCACCCTGATGGCCGGCGCGGACCGGAAACTGGGCCGCTGCCCGACCTGTCCGTCGGACATGGACGAGGATCTTTTCCAGCGGCTCCAGGACTGGCGGGCGAGTACCGCCGCGGAGCTGAAAGTTCCTGCGTACGTCGTGTTCACCGACGCCACCCTGGTGGCCGTCGCGGAACGCCGCCCGGCCGATCCGGCGCAACTGCTGGCGATTGCCGGAATCGGGCCTCGCAAGCTGGGCCAGTACGGCGACGCGGTCTTCGCTCTGGTGGGTGGCGCGAGCCCCGATGAGCTCGACCGAAAAAACTTTGAAAACTAG
- a CDS encoding mycoredoxin: protein MLTMYSTSWCGYCHRLKSQLDREGIAYEVIDIEQDEASAAFVRKVNGGNQTVPTLKFDDGSALTNPSIVQVKKHLESISA from the coding sequence ATGCTGACCATGTACTCGACGTCCTGGTGTGGGTACTGCCACCGCCTCAAGTCGCAGCTCGATCGGGAGGGCATCGCCTACGAGGTGATCGACATCGAGCAGGACGAGGCCTCGGCGGCCTTCGTGCGGAAGGTCAACGGCGGCAACCAGACCGTGCCGACCCTCAAGTTCGACGACGGATCGGCGCTGACCAACCCGTCGATCGTGCAGGTCAAGAAGCACCTCGAGTCGATCTCGGCGTAA